From Mangifera indica cultivar Alphonso unplaced genomic scaffold, CATAS_Mindica_2.1 Un_0001, whole genome shotgun sequence, the proteins below share one genomic window:
- the LOC123205064 gene encoding uncharacterized protein LOC123205064 — translation MWVQILCGLVIYKPFKQSFYGDDVLDIETSDSNAIFSVANRLETLYGGKAHVGLRILDPDTGFVSINGDGSCVCEGQHGHRSQHYPDPVEEGKKQASVLESYLEQRGVALLEGYFSYKVIPPNPKFSYVFKSP, via the exons ATGTGGGTGCAGATTCTTTGCGGTCTCGTAATTTACAAACCGTTCAAGCAAAGCTTCTACGGCGACGACGTTTTGGACATCGAAACCTCCGATTCTAATGCGATTTTCTCAGTTGCaaatag ATTAGAGACGCTTTATGGAGGTAAGGCACACGTGGGGCTCCGAATTCTGGATCCGGATACGG GATTTGTATCAATCAATGGAGATGGCAGCTGTGTTTGTGAAGGCCAGCATGGGCACAGATCACAGCATTATCCTGACCCT GTGGAGGAAGGTAAAAAACAAGCTTCAGTTCTTGAATCATATCTTGAACAAAGGGGAGTTGCCCTGCTAGAAGGATATTTCTCGTACAAAGTGATACCTCCTaatccaaaattttcatatgtGTTTAAATCTCCATAA